The nucleotide sequence ggtttgttttaagatttactcTAGTTAGAGGAATACCTAAAAAAATATGTGGTGGTAAAACTTGGAGAAGgttgttatttaaataaagaACTTTCAGTTTAGGCATTGGGTTGAAGGTCCCAGGTAATATTTCCTTTACTGCATTGTATTCAAGATACAAGTACTCAAGGCTGTGGAGACCAAGGAACATACCTTTATTTAGTTTAGTAAGATGATTGCCATTGAGATAGAGTTTCTGCAGTCCCGTTAGATTCATGAATGATCCTTCTTCAAGAATCTCAATACGATTGTTTCCCAAGTGAAGCATTTCCAAAGTGAAATATTCCATCAGGTCAGACTTCATTAAGGTATGGATGATATTACCTGCGAGAATCAGCTTTCTAGGATTATGTGGAGGAGGTTGTAGATCTGACAAACTTTCAATATTGCGCTCCTGACAGTGGATTAGAAGTCCTGATGGGGAGAGGACTTTGCAGTTGCAAGGAACAGGACAGTAAGGTACTGGAAACTGAGTGGATGGCTTTGTAAGGTAGGGTATCAAACCCGGTGCTTTGGTAGGTTGTTTTAAAATGGATATATTCTTGGTTGATAGGCGGCTGTCACTAGCTGAAGATGTTATGGCCAGCAAAGATCCTGATGGATCCTCATGTTCTTCATACAGTGGTGGAGAAGGACAAATAGATTCCTTTTTGAGGCGACTCAGTATGCTGCCTTTGAAAAGTGGAGGGCTGTTGCATACAACATCACCAATTATGGACTGTGGGGGCATGTTTTCTAACCAGTTTTTTAGGTGCAATAATTCACAATTGCACGCCCACTTATTGTCCTCCAACTGCAGATCCAATATCCGGCCAATGTGTTCTAAAAAACCAACATAAGGTAATGTTTGCAATTGATTTCCACGAAGATCTAGATGGGTTAGAGGAACAAATCGAAATATGTTCGGAGGAAGACTCTCAATAGCATTGTCATTTAAAATTAACACTTTCAGCCTGTTGAGCTTGCTGAAGGCACTTGGTTCAATTACTGTAATAAAGTTATTATCAGCCTGCAAGAATTCCAGGTTTTCCAAACCATGGAAGGTGTCCTCTTTGAGAATTTCCAGAGAATTGTGATTGATGTGAAGTTGTTTAAGAAGCCCAAGGCCATTAAATGCACCAGTCTCAATATCTGCAATGTTGTTAAATCCAAGGTGTATTGAAAGGGCATTGGTAAGCCCAGAAAAGTCATTTGTGTGAAGCATTGTCAAGCCATTATTTAATAAACTTAAGTGAAAAGGTCGTGATGGTGGCACAGTTATTTGGGATATTTTATTGATgcctttttcttcacaatttattagCATTATGCCATCTTTCTCTTCACAATTGCAAAGAGTGTCACAAGAACCTCTGACTGAGGGCATTCCTGATTGGGACTGTAGAGATATACAAGCAAGAAGGGATGGATAAAGAAGATAAATCCACAGCTTCATGGTGTCCTATGATTGAAACTGAGTCTGTAAAAAGAAATGCAATAACAAGGTATTTTAATGGACAACAGCAGGGAGATGTGTCTCACAggttttattttgtatacaaagaAAATTACTGTGAAACTGCAAGTAGCCTGCTGTATCTATATTTTCTTCTAGCATTTGAGTTAATATTTACACTGAGTTGTTCACTTTAACTTATGTATTGCTCAAAATTTAAGAcaattaaaatttataatattATTTCAGCACTTGTGATCACAAGTGCTAAAGATTCTGAAGGTTTTCATAGGCAAGAGACTGGCTTTCTGGCTAACTGGACACTCCATCATAGCTCAGAATTGAATATGTGAATATGACTTTACTGTTTTTCTCTTGGAGAAAATTTCCAGGAATGCCAGAGTGCtatatataaattatgtataGAAATGCATTAGATAAAATAATATAGAGCACTGGGGATAAAAATTATGTgaaatgtgtatataaatatatttatatttgtatgtacatatatgttttcATGGAGTCTGAATATAATTACTGATGCATAAACATATCTCTGTTTTAACTTGTATGGTTTTACAGAATATATGCAGGCTACTGAAAATTCACTTTAAAATATTAAGGAAGATTTCTTTAACTATATAATTAAACACAGTATTATAAAACGACTTAGTTTTGACTCTTCTTTCTGAGGCAGTTTTTGTAGGCATCTGAGTATCAAATGTGTATGCCTAAGAATATCCACATTTCCAAAAAGTCACACTTTATTTTGGACTTTTAGATGTGAGATACTTCCTGCTCCTTTACTATTTCACCATGAATGAAGTAAAGCTTAACCAATCAAAAAGAAAGCAATCTTTAACATGCATTTCAATATTCtattaaagaaaaccaaaataatgacTTGTGTAAAGGTCTGACCAATACTTTGCAAAGGACACATTAAGCAGACTGTAAGACACTGAGTGTCATCCCACAGTTAAGCATTCAATTAGGCATGTATTTCTAAACAGTGAGATCTGAAATAAGCTGTactcctttaaaaatgttttggaaTATGCCTTAGTTGTTTAAAAATGATAGATTAGGAAACCACTATGTGTCTCAATTCCCACAAAACTACAGGCATATCAGCAATCTTTAGGAACAATCATTTGAAATTATTGCAGTGACAAGAGAAACACATATaactctctctctatatatgtgtgtatataaaatttcatttccttaaaTATTTGGTTATAAGCAGATAAATGATATTGAAAGACAAGCACCGTATCTCCCAACAATTAAGCATTACAATCTGATAAATGcttttaattttgtaaataatatatacataataactttgattataataaaatttgcaATCAGATAAAATATCCCAGTTTTAGACAATTAGTAAACTTTGGTCCCTGAAAATACATTGTTTCTATGGAAAGTTACAGTGCAAAGTTTCTAGAAGGTAAAAGGCAACTGAAGGAACCAAGCAGTAGAAAGCCTTTGCCTGTCAAGGGAAAGTTAGGAGGCTTTACATTTCCACAGAGAGACCAACTAATTTTAAACAATTCTGAGGATTCTGCTCAGAACGAAGGAGCTTGTGTTGGAGCTTTCTGATTGCCTTGGCAGACAAGAAAAAAAGTCTAAGTAATTCATAAATCACTAACAAGGAGTTTGATTTATTTCATCAACTGCAGCATCCTGAGAGTACAGTAAATATTTTCCAGATGGTAACagcttatttttatcttaaaagcaATTTACACAATTCAAAATGTGCATGGAACAGTTTTTAATCTTTTCAGAAATGTACACAGTTTTCAAGAAAGGATTTTGTTGCTTATATCTAATATAATCATCTTAAAATGGTCAAAATTTCATTTGCATGCTTTCAAAAACTGCATAATACTACGACAGAACCATATAAAACTATCATACAAAGTTCAAAGCATTCCCTCATATTGTGCCCGTACTTGAAATTCAACTTTAGCATTTAATCATCCTCCAGAAAGCACACACTtttagtttttaataaaaaaacctgcatgttttaaaagaaataatgccATATTATAGTATTTGCTTTTCCCTACAGCCAGCTGTTGAACTAAACTGGTTGCTCAGGAGAACAGGCATCTGCTACAGTGTTAGCTTGGCCAGTGAACAAAATGAAACTGAGTATCCTTTAAggaaaagatgaggaagagagggggagagagaaagagagagaaagagaaagaaagacagaggttCACTCAGTTCAAGATAGTACAAACATGAATATAAGAAAAAGCTGGAAACATTTGTCTTACCTGTAAAGCAGACACTTCCTGGCGCTATCTGAAATGCACAGCTGAAAGAGGTATCCAAAGTCAATCcgtttctttatttaaaaagaacacaggGACCACAGGACTACAGTGCACTTTCTCCTCAAATAGCACTGTTTGTCAAATCCCATAGCTCTCGAAAGTTAAAACATCTGCTCAAAGACAAAACACTGAGCACTTATTTTCATTGCAAGTATCGCAGGCAGAGCACACACTGGAGCATCCTGAAGCTGTAGTCCCCTTTCCCCCAATTAATATTCACGGCATACTTCACAGCTATGCTGACTTTGTTTCGCATATAGTTAACCATTGACAAGCTGCTGATCACAGTAAACAAACAAGATGTTTTGCTGGGGTTCTCACTCTTGCTTTCTGCGGTTGTAGATCCAGACTGCTGTATGGCTCTCCTGCCTCTCTTCTAGTCTTTCTAGTTAGCTCAGTTTGTTATTAGTCAGATTGCCAAGGACTGGGAGGTAGGCGTAAATAAAGAGACTTCTTGGCTTTTGACTCAGCCTTTAAGCCCTTCCCCATCAGAAGTGCTTTAATCTGCCAGTGTCATATAACACAGGAGACAGCTCCACCTTGGGACTGTTCAACTCCTCCTATTTCTGCCAATGGTCTTTGTACTGCTTTTGTACCAAATACAGAACAAAAGCATTTTGATGGAAATAATCACAAGTAGATTTAAATGCTTAGTAATGTATTTTGTTATGAAAGAGAGGTGAATAATGCAGTGTTGCAATCATTTCCTGCACAGCAGTgtactggaacacacacacacacacacaaagtgacaAGCATGCTGCCCTCAGAATAGTTACTCCCTGTCATTTTGTGCCTGTTGGTTTTAGTTGAAATTGGtcaataattaaattttaagatGCAAACACAAACTGCTTTCCTGAAGAACATGCTCTTTCACtcaccatttaaaaaataaatcaaaagctTTATGTGTGACTCAAGGTTTCAGGCTTCATTATTTTTTCCCCTAGAGCTAATTATTTATAATGAAGCTAAATATTAGGGGCTGCTGCTATTTTTTTAACTCAGTTTTTTGTTTATAATGGaattgtaattattttaaaaggtatttaaataaataagattatttatattgtttttaagCTGTGTGTCATATCTCTAAGTATGAAATTGTATTATAGAAATTAAAATCAAGTAACTTATATAGTAATTGTGGCATTCTGATTTTAATTGTATTAGCTGATAAACAATATAGGTTTCTAAATagttcatatttaaaaattatttgtttcttcAAACCTTGAAAGCTTTAAAATCTTCCTGCAAAATCCCAAACTTTAGATTTTCAGTTCTCCATTTGCTTGcttaaagaaattatttcataACATTCCATATGTTGATCATTTTATTCTTAGTTGTATATATTAGATACCAACATTTATTTCTCCAAAAACATTCTGTTTAGGTTTACTCTTGCCTAAAGATTTCAGGGGAACACATATGTAACTTTAGGTCTCATTTCATAAAATTTCGCTAAGAAAATTTGATGATTCTTAAATCATCAAAAAAGAATAACAATTGACTTATTATTCAGTGCTTGTCAGCAGGTGGCTTTGTCTGTTTTAAATTGGGGGTAGTGCCAagagggtagaaaaaaaaaagtgagaaataggagaatgaaagagacagagaatcaCTGTCTCAGTTTGCACTGATGGATTAATTCCAACCTATTTAATAAGACAGACAGGGAGGTATAAATTAGGATTGTCATCAATCAAAAAATAAGACAGTGGCCAGatatggtggcatatacctttaatcccagcacatgagaggcagaggcaggaagatttcagtgaggtctaggccagcctggtctacaaagtgagtcagtATTCAGTgttctgttacacaaagaaactctttcttgaataaccagagagagagagagagagagagagagagagagagagagagagagagagagagaacagagtaaCTCCAAACATCTTTTAAGAATATAATTTTCTCAGGGGGAAGGACCACAAGAAAAGGTCAAGTCTGTGACCAAATTTCTTCTGGACAACGGAAGTATGTACCCTGTACTTTGACACATTTACCCAGTTTTAGCCAATTTGAACATATGTCAGATTTCCAGCAGAAATTTTAAGTACTGTATCTTGAATGACTTAGCTATATATTATTACCTTAGTGCAGAATTACTGTTTAATTAACAAGAAAAGTGAAATGATGAGGCTTAAGATGCTGTAGGGTTGAGCGTGGGCTCAGGGGCAGAAGCTACTCCAGCATGAGTAAGGCCTTGGGGTTACTCCCAATGCTGAAACAAAATTCACTTGTTCTTCAACTTTCAGCTGGAACAACAAGAGGAATTATTTTTAGTACAATCTGTAACATTCAATGCAATAAAAAAATGCTAATGTTGATAACTTTTTCTAAATGTAATCTCAATGTTAACTAAATATAAGCCTTAGACCAGTCATAATACTAAAGTTGAAATCAAAGATTCATCAACAAACAGCATAATGTTTTCTTAACCTTCCCACGTGAAGATCATTACTCATTATCCTTGACCCATTAGCTCCAGGATGGGAGATACTCAGGAATTATTGTgaaatgcatatacacacacacacacatatatatgcctgCCTAATCTTTGtcactctgtctctccctccctttcccccctctgtctctcacaaatacatacattttaATATTCATTGTAACAATAACTTTGATTTCAGACAGGTAAGTATGACATAGATTTCTTTAAATAGAGTATATCATGCAACCAGAATAAAGGAGTCTATTTTTGGTAGTCCCTTTAGAGTAGTGGGAAATCAGATCATTAATTGTGTATTAAGATTTGTAATGCAGAATTGCATACTTTCCAGCTTTCATGTAGGAGACAAAAGACATATTAATTGCTAAAACTGAAAGTATAGATGGGCaagaaatttataaatatatgtgcTACTAATGCATGACTATTAGATACATGGAAGGGAGATATAAAgcatggaaagaagaaagagagaagaaagaaaaagaaagacaaaaacaaaagcaaagttgGTGTTGCTTAAGTGGTGTTTTCCAGCATTCATGAAGCCCTTCCTGTAGTTACAATACTGCATAAGATTCTGGAGAGACATCTTCACGGAATTATCTAGGTATGAATGACTGGGGTTCATGTTTTGGGGGAACTGTTTTAAATGTTAATTGGTATAGAAAGACTCAGCCTCTGCTGGGATGTTCCATAGGCATTCCTGACTGTATAAATGAAGAAAGCTCATGAGAGGTGGCAGCAAAAGCAACTCCTGTGAATATGGATAAACTGCTCCTGCCTTTGGACAGTCTCAACTTTCTGTCCCTGAAGTAACTAAttgtaaaatgaaattttaagtaaaataaaagtgGTTTTCTACTAAGCTGCTTTTAGTGAAGGTGTTTTTTTATCACACCATCAGAAATGATTTTAGAATCTTGATACAGGGCTACATGAAAAATGTGAGAGGTGGGGTACTATGCTGACTAGCTTATATCAATTTGACTTGAACGAGTGTGTTTTGGGAAGTGATAAACTCATCTGAGAACATttccagattggcctgtgggcaaggcTGTGGTTCATTTGTTTAAATTAGTAATTGAGGtgaaagggcccagcccattgtgggtggtgccactcttTGGTGGGTATTCCTGGGCTGTGTAAGGAAGCAGACTGAACAAGCAGTGAGGAGCAAGCTACTGAACAGCATTCTGTGGTCTtcgcatcagctcctacctctaTGTTCCTGTCTTGTGTTTCTAGTCTGACCACTGTGGACAATGGATTTTAAACTGAAATGGAAATTTTCCACCTCAAGTTGCTTTTAATCACAGTGTTTTTAGCACACAATTAGATAGCTAGCTAAGACAGACAGTAAAATTATAACCTCAGGGATATGGTTACCTACATAGTGAGTCAGAAGCCACAATGGGCTGGATGAGCACgtatctcaataaaataaaatagatttattcatttatcactGGACTAATTGTGCCTCAGAGAACTTGTGCACTGATTTTAGAGTAATGTTTAAATATTAAAGTGAACTATTTAGGACTAAGCTAAATTCTAAAATTTGAAGGATTGCAGAGAGACATATCTGAGTTTTTTGAGACAACATGGGATACAATTAAAAACTTtagatgaaaataaatttttagtgATGCTCCGGGAATGAGAAGCTCAAATGTAGGTTGCAAAGATTTCATAGAGGTTTTGTCATTTGAAGCAAAATTTAAACATAGATCCTTAAATGTCAGTTTTAAGGACTAATaaagaaatattgaaagaaatattcaatcTAAATATTCAACATAGCTTTCATCTTGTTTTCTAAGCTCCATAGTACGtttaacatttataaaaatgttaataaaatatacataaatgcTAAGATTAAATGGATGCTAATGAAGTGATTTGTGGTTGCTTTGAAAAAGAACACTGACAATTGTAGATTGCATCTACACCTACATAAGGAGATACAGATTAGTTGCTGGCTGCTGAGAATAAGTagtcattctttaaaaataatgactTTATTAATTGCTAGGgttttatatgtatgtgggtAGGGATCATGTGATGAAGACAAGATGATATTACCTGCTGGGTTATCCTATACCATCATGTAAgaattttatgaacattgataaaTAAAATGTCTATCACTTGTTCAAAttacatttttcttcaaatatttttatgtatggcttgaaattaatttatttcattaaaatcttTAATCAACATGAAATAGTAATTTCTAACAACTTCAAAGCATA is from Meriones unguiculatus strain TT.TT164.6M chromosome 9, Bangor_MerUng_6.1, whole genome shotgun sequence and encodes:
- the Slitrk6 gene encoding SLIT and NTRK-like protein 6 yields the protein MKLWIYLLYPSLLACISLQSQSGMPSVRGSCDTLCNCEEKDGIMLINCEEKGINKISQITVPPSRPFHLSLLNNGLTMLHTNDFSGLTNALSIHLGFNNIADIETGAFNGLGLLKQLHINHNSLEILKEDTFHGLENLEFLQADNNFITVIEPSAFSKLNRLKVLILNDNAIESLPPNIFRFVPLTHLDLRGNQLQTLPYVGFLEHIGRILDLQLEDNKWACNCELLHLKNWLENMPPQSIIGDVVCNSPPLFKGSILSRLKKESICPSPPLYEEHEDPSGSLLAITSSASDSRLSTKNISILKQPTKAPGLIPYLTKPSTQFPVPYCPVPCNCKVLSPSGLLIHCQERNIESLSDLQPPPHNPRKLILAGNIIHTLMKSDLMEYFTLEMLHLGNNRIEILEEGSFMNLTGLQKLYLNGNHLTKLNKGMFLGLHSLEYLYLEYNAVKEILPGTFNPMPKLKVLYLNNNLLQVLPPHIFLGIPLTRVNLKTNQFTHLPVSNILDDLDLLIQIDLEDNPWDCSCDLVGLQQWLHKLGKNTMTDDILCTSPGHLDKKELKALNSELLCPGLVNNPSLPTQTSYIMVTSPTMATDTAGTILSSLTDAVPLSVLILGLLIVFITIVFCAAGIVVLVLHRRRRYKKKKVDEQMRDNSPVHLQYSMYGHKTTHHTTERPSSSLYEQHMVSPMVHVYRSPSFGPKHLEEVEERNDKEGNDAKHLQRSLLEQENHSPLTGSNMKYKTTDQSMDFLSFQDASSLYRNILEKERELQQLGITEYLRKNLAQLQPDVEVSYPGAHEELKLMETLMYSRPRKVLVEQTKNEYFELKANLHAEPDYLEVLEQQT